A portion of the Carya illinoinensis cultivar Pawnee chromosome 11, C.illinoinensisPawnee_v1, whole genome shotgun sequence genome contains these proteins:
- the LOC122282792 gene encoding calcium-dependent protein kinase 10-like translates to MGNCNACVRGDGKAERNSNRTNRKKKKKKRTVERKPNPYAEDSIRSPAPIRVLKDIVPFTHRTRIGDKYILGRELGRGEFGITYLCTDRETKEALACKSISKRKLRTGVDVEDVRREVAIMSTLPDHPNVVKLKATYEDNENVHLVMELCEGGELFDRIVARGHYSERAAATVARTIAEVVRMCHANGVMHRDLKPENFLFANKKEHSPLKAIDFGLSVFFKPGERFSEIVGSPYYMAPEVLKRNYGPEVDIWSSGVILYILLCGVPPFWAETEQGVALAILRGVIDFKREPWPQISDSAKGLVRQMLEPDPRKRLTAQQVLDHSWLQNAKKASNVPLGDIVRSRLKQFSVMNRFKKKALRVIAEHLSVEEVEVIRDMFALMDTDRDGKVTYEELRTGLRKVGSQLAEPEIKMLMEVADVDGNGVLDYGEFVAVTIHLQRMENDEHFRRAFMFFDKDESGYIESNELWEGLADDSVETDADVVNDIMREVDTDKDGRISYEEFVAMMKTGTDWRKASRQYSRERFKSLSLNLMKDGSLQLHDGITGQAIAV, encoded by the exons ATGGGAAACTGTAATGCTTGCGTTAGAGGAGACGGCAAGGCAGAGAGGAACTCTAACCGCACAAACcgcaagaagaagaagaagaagagaactGTTGAGCGGAAGCCAAACCCGTATGCCGAGGACTCGATTCGTTCTCCCGCCCCCATTCGAGTGCTGAAGGACATCGTTCCATTTACCCATCGCACCCGTATCGGAGACAAGTACATCCTCGGCCGGGAGCTTGGCCGGGGAGAGTTCGGCATCACTTACCTGTGTACGGATAGGGAGACCAAGGAGGCACTGGCCTGCAAGTCTATCTCGAAGCGGAAGCTCCGGACTGGGGTTGACGTGGAAGACGTGCGCCGGGAGGTGGCGATAATGTCCACGCTTCCTGACCACCCGAACGTGGTGAAGCTGAAGGCGACGTACGAGGACAACGAGAACGTGCACCTCGTGATGGAGCTGTGCGAGGGAGGGGAGCTGTTCGATAGGATCGTGGCTAGGGGTCATTACAGCGAGAGGGCCGCAGCGACTGTAGCGAGGACAATAGCCGAGGTGGTGCGGATGTGTCACGCCAATGGGGTAATGCATAGGGACTTGAAACCCGAGAATTTCTTGTTCGCCAATAAGAAGGAGCACTCGCCGCTCAAGGCCATCGATTTCGGTCTCTCCGTGTTTTTTAAGCCAG GGGAGAGGTTTTCGGAAATCGTGGGGAGTCCCTACTACATGGCGCCGGAGGTGTTGAAACGGAATTATGGACCAGAGGTTGATATATGGAGCTCCGGCGTGATCCTTTATATTCTTTTATGCGGGGTTCCTCCATTTTGGGCag AGACCGAACAGGGTGTTGCTCTTGCGATTTTAAGGGGGGTCATCGATTTCAAGAGGGAACCATGGCCTCAGATATCCGACAGTGCTAAGGGCCTAGTTCGACAGATGCTGGAGCCGGATCCCAGAAAGCGGTTGACTGCTCAACAAGTGCTTG ATCACTCCTGGCTGCAGAATGCAAAGAAAGCATCAAATGTCCCATTGGGAGATATTGTGCGGTCAAGACTCAAGCAGTTCTCTGTGATGAACAGGTTCAAAAAGAAAGCTCTTCGA GTAATTGCAGAACACTTGTCTGTTGAAGAGGTAGAAGTAATCAGAGATATGTTTGCATTGATGGACACAGACAGAGATGGGAAAGTAACATACGAAGAACTGAGGACTGGGCTTCGAAAAGTTGGTTCACAATTGGCTGAACCAGAGATAAAAATGCTGATGGAAGTG GCTGATGTGGATGGGAATGGAGTACTGGACTATGGAGAGTTTGTAGCAGTAACAATTCACTTGCAAAGGATGGAGAATGATGAGCATTTCCGCAGAGCCTTTATGTTTTTTGACAAAGATGAAAGCGGATATATTGAATCAAATGAACTGTGGGAAGGCTTAGCAGATGACTCGGTTGAAACTGATGCTGATGTGGTGAATGATATAATGAGAGAGGTTGACACAGACAAG GATGGGCGCATTAGTTATGAGGAATTCGTTGCTATGATGAAAACTGGAACTGATTGGAGAAAGGCATCTCGACAGTATTCTAGGGAGAGATTTAAGAGTTTAAGCCTCAACCTGATGAAGGATGGTTCTTTGCAGCTTCATGATGGTATTACTGGTCAAGCTATTGCTGTATGA